One Zingiber officinale cultivar Zhangliang chromosome 10B, Zo_v1.1, whole genome shotgun sequence genomic window, ttatatagtcaagacaaactaattccaaattacactataatcgTTCTAATGTTTGTCCCTattcatctcagtcgtgagctactatttataatttataagaaacttataacatgatcttctgtgtggcaccacacaccatgttatctacaagataaattaaatggacaactgcattaatatgcaacatttgaccagagtgattatcatttcaaaatataaatgttcatacaaaaagctaggcttttagtatacatcctaatataAGCATGCATAATTAAAAGAGCAGTAAACCAAGCATCAAGAAAATCTTTCTattgataaaaatggtctttctgttggctccccctggatcatagcctcgatagggtgtatcgaggtaatggatttgatccttggggttccaatattgaccaaatctaacttgattaaccaagttagacttggggacccatgtttggactaattttctattagTTCTATTCACAAGGGTTTAATAAgacttgtattttcttttagctttaaACCCAATTCTGGACCAGTTGTAAATGACTTGCTATTTTCCaataatcaagtcaagattcttagaTCCTAGAGTAAACCATTCCAACatgtcctttagttccttgacctgatttttctggttagaattctcttcttcaagcttttggacttgagttgaggttctagtCTGAATGGGATCAGTCAAGGAGatagggttagtcacttctttaagggttgttaccttcttttgaagtgatttgacccagacatttgatttagctaacttgagcattaaataattaactaggtTATAAAGTTTATCTACTTGACAAGTACTTACAGCGGGTTTAGGCCCTTCGAAAATgaatacagatccgtggcttcactcGAACTCAGCTTCTGACTAGCTCTCGGTTTTCGATTTGTCGACTTGTTCCCAGGCTGTAAGTGCAAGGaagctcgtttgttcgagctcttcGTCAGAATCTTATGACGAGGACTCGCCCCAAGTTTCTTGCAGTGCTTTCTTTTTCCTctacttctttgcttccttttggtttggacagttggcttttacgtgtcccttttggttgcaaccatagcaggttacttcgaacttcACTCTTGGACTGGTATGCACTGTCTTGGACCAAATCACCTTCTTAATGTCCTTCTttgtgaatcccttcttctttctATAAAGCTTGCGTACTAGGTTGATGAGTTCATCTGCTATCTCCTCATCGTCATCTTCTAAGTCTGGTTCTTCTTCGGACTCTGGTTCGGTTTTATGCTTTGTTTTTGCTTCCCGGgttttgcttgtacctgcaatcaaggtAATACCCTTCTCAGCTGagtgtgcattagtctgttcatgcaattcaagttcagaaaaaaattcttctaacttaattaaagaaagatcctttgataccttgtaagcatctaccatggatgcccacaaggtattccttggaaaagcgtttaacgcatacctgattatgtcgcggttctccaccttctgtcCAATGGCATGGAGGTCGTTGAGGAGGTATTGTATATGAGCATGAAGTTGGCTTGctgactcaccttcctgcattttcatgtTATACAATTTACTCAGAAACAAATCACGTTCGCTTACCTTTGTATCAGAAGTGCCCtcatgcagctcgattagtttttcTCATAGCTCTTTCGCGCTTGAGAACAGACTGACTCAGTTTAATTCCTCCTTGGTTAGGATGCATtgaagggtgcaggttgctttggagCTAGCCTCAATCTTCTTGATTATgcttgcgtcccagttctcgcacGAAAGTGGTTTTCTCGAGCCGTCGAGTGGAAGTGAGATGtcgattttgatgatcatccacatttcaaactgggtttggaggtaggactccattcgacccttccttTAGTTGAAGTCTTCGCcggtgaagagtggaggtcggGTTGTGCTATAGACTTTTTGATGAGCCATCTTAAAGAAATATCtcgcacacaaaaaaaaaattttgttccaAGACTAGGCCTTGGATTTAGTAGTGCAggataaagagaaataaaaatgtgaactcgagtggtgttgtaccaaaTTCGAGAGAAAAACTTGATTCGATAAAACCAGATCGGAAGACAATAATtttaccgattccgatcgactccaaaaaattgaaaactaccacgaaaaattgcttgaatggtggtttcaccaattcaaagtgctttgataccaattattggatcgaaagcactagagggggtgaatagcactcaggGCTTTCACTTTTGTTTTGAAAGATTATGAGTAAAACataatgaaaatatataaaataattgtaAACACGCAAACACCaagttttttacttagttcggagcctgaggcgactcctactccaaggctcacgctcgttgagcatttactttggacaatcactataagttcgtaAAAGTTACAGTATAGAGTACAACAATTaagtacaataataaaatataccaacaacttaagaaaaggaaatttgaagcttcaggtcgtcggtGTCTTGCTACATCTTTATTGGATGGTTCTTTGAGCAGTGCACGGAAGATGAATTGCGTTTTCGTTGTTCTTCCAAGCTGTTGCTCCAGACTACCTTATAAggcccatggagggtgcctccaacacccTGGAGGGTGCCCTAATCCACACCGAATCCATagcgtggatgagctctgacTTCTTCACTGCTTATCCgcccgagggcgcctccaaccgcatggagggcaccctccacctGCATCCAGGGTGGCCTCAGCTCCATTGAGGGTGGCCTCTGCTTAGTGTCCAAGGTGCCCTCAGCTCCATAGGGCGCCCTCTGCCCTGCTGCACGGAGGTGTTCGGCTAGTGCACCCgtggtgcctccaagctccatagagggcacctcgggtactattcatccgaggctttacatcctttttgctccctgcaagatgtgttagtccaaaatatatcctgcaaaatagagttagacataATGCAATAAGGTTAAGATAAATATCTGACAATCATCAGACTGCCcgatctgacttcggattttcgtctaaaaaccctaggtcgaaccgacacttactgctccctcaccggggaacacgtcctcacctactccacttaggagagtatacctattgccagactgatcctccagatcgactggacttttgcttagcacccGAGGCtttaggactttctgctggacgtctgctccacgacccgtccagtcttccacttggttcacgacacaggactttccacctagggttaccacccctaggacatTTGCccaaagccctcgacccgccaagactttcctcctagggttaccatcccctaggacctagggttaccaccccgtaggacctagggttaccaccccctagggtttcccatctgtCTAACCGtagctaagacttttgcctaagtacccttaggactttcctgcaagctcattcaaacacattagaccACAAATGACCTTAACTTTTAACCCTTTTccaatatcaaaacttaggttcgatcgtcggatgcttcccgcaccaacatattactggtagatatatcttactatgcatgtcagcttgatacccgctgagttgttgaactcaccccgttgctttatttctatttcaggttgaggctatcAGGAGGTTCCATTCGCTAGTCCCCCACCTCGTATAGATATGGTTTTCTACTTTCAGACTTTGTTTCCTTATTTGGTGATCTACATGCATGTGATGGGTAGATCTTGTAGTCGTGGATGTtatatcgagttttggtctactaccCTTGTTTTCCACTGCGATGGTTTTTCATTATGGATTGTGTTTTCCTcgagtagtggagtaggttttataATAAACTGCGTGTTGTGATTTGTTTTGTGGTCAGCCGGAGGCTGATATATTATAAACTGCATGGATTGTctatttatattattgtatatgtttcggccatgttgACCAAGGATTGTGAGGCCCTGTGGGCTATGTAGTCAAgtatcagattgtcacccatacaaggGAGATGCTATCAGAATTTCCTCTGGTGGGGACTCcctcggggcatgacaatttattttgtatcagagcgaagttttacCAGTCAATCTGGgtatattttcggatttatatggatttttctcAATTTTCATGTTTCATAATTCTTAGTTATTCTTTGATGAGGTAATATTTGGGGACTTGGTAGAGACGGAACATCTCTAGACGGTAAATAGGTATGATGATTGATTTTATAATTTTGGTACCCATAGTAATACCTgtgtaataatttaacaaatatgAAGCGGGCTACATGTGTTCCCGCGTCGAGATGTGGCACTGGACGACCACATAAGAGGGCGTTGGAATCCCTGGCAACAGAGTCGCTAGAGAGGTCTGCTGGAattgagcctgtcggtcagggatagactcctcaTGGTACTGCGGGCACATCAGGCTCTTAGTTTCCGACGGTTCCTTCTCTAGAGGTACTTACCCCGACTATACCCATCAGACCCAACCCTACAGTATTCACGGTACCACCAACGATACCACCTGTGGCATATCCGGCCCCTCCACCAGTAGTGCCTGCTGCTGTGTACCCGACACCTCCTCCAATCGTGCCTACTGCATACCCGACACCACCGCCACCTGTGCCTACTACTGCATACCCGGCACCCGTACCAGTAGTACCAGTTGCTCCTTATCTGGTACCACCACCTATCGTAACTCCAGTTGCTCCTACCTATATTGACCCTGCAGTGCCACTAGCGGTACCTACCCCCACTTATGCAGCAGCACCAGGGGTACCTTCCCCGGCCTATCTAGCGGTACCACTTGTAGTACCAACTCCAGTGGTTCCACCAATTCTCACGGCGAGCTCTACTCACCCTATTGATATAATTGTTGCACGAGCTCAGATCCCAGCTTTGGCAGAGTCGGTGAAAAGCTGATTCAAGCTATTCCATGGAGAGTCTGACCCGAGCAAGGCTCGGTCTTAGATAGAGACAATGGAGCAGACTtttttctatatggcttgctccgagtgggagaaggtagAGCTGGGTGCTTTCCATTTATGGGACGAGGCCGATATCTGGTGGGACATGCAACGCTCAATCATAGGCGAGCAGAACATTACCTGGGTGAGatttagagaggcttttgagagccggtaTTTTCCACAGTCATATCAGATGACACGCTgccaggattttatgagtcttcGGTAGAACAACCGCATAGTGATAGAATATAATACTAAATTTAATCGATTGGCCAGATTTTCTCCAGAGTTAGTTGTTGAGGATAGGTCacgtgtgttggatcgagaagcgttagagggggtgaatagcgctcgtggctttcactcgtttcggaatcgCAAAACTTGAGTAATAAACGCAACAGAAATTAAAATaacaatcacacacaaagacacgaggagttacttggttcggagcctatggcgactcctactccaagacccgcgattgttgatcgcttccggtgggcaacaactataagcttgaaaagttattacaaactaattacaatttgaaCTATGAAGAAAAAGTagtaccgacaacaagaatatcaaatctgaaGCTCAGGGTtgtcgggatgatgttgcagcactttgggatcgtctcgttagtagcttgtagcgtaaggattgctcggAAGTTGATATTTTGAGCTGCTGGTTGAGactcccttataaagggcattCAAGGCtcctccatcaagctccaaggcgtCTTAGACCTTAAGTTTTATCCCGCTTCGATCGCTGTCGATCAGGCTTTGACCACTGCTgattatccacctgaaggcgccttcaatgccgctccaaggtgccttcgagcagtgatccaaggcgccttcagtccccatgaaggtgcctccaactcttCTAGACAGCTGGCTTTGGCTTACACcttaggcgcctccaagctccatggaggcgcctcggacactgttcatccgaggtgaaagttgctcctttgttcctgcaaaatgtgttagtcccaaacacataccctgcaacacaaagttatcaTATAAAGgacatagtaaataaaatattgatagtcttcggactatcctgggtctgacttcatatttccaaccggaaaccctaggtagacccgacgcctactgttctctctgtggggagcgcgtcctcaccttctcctctcaggagagttacctattgctagtgcgatcctctagatcgactggactttttctcagtgctcgatgcttccagactttctgctggacgcccgctcccagacccatccaatcttccacctggttcgcgacaccaggactttccacctagggttaccaccccctaggacttttgcctaaagccctcgacccaccaagactttccgcatagggttaccaccccctataacctagggttaccacccctagggttttccacctgcctaatctcagttaggacttttgcctaagtatacttaggtctttcctgcaagctcattcagattgttagatcacaacataaccttaactttgaatcctttgtcattatcaaaacactagttcgatcgtcggattcttcccgcactaacaatctccccctttttgattatggcaacttaaattcaaagttaagtaagatAAACAAAAGTAAATGAATGTATCAATAAATATAAGCAAgctttttaaataaaaacttcaagTAAGAACATATGCAAGCTAAATATCTAAGGCAATTTCTAAGTCTCCCTCTTAATAAAAGCTCTCTTtctcttatccttaatttgaatttcgaATCATTTGTAATTTGTATTTGAATTTatcttactctccccctttgccatatatcaaaaaacctTTTGTATGGAGAACTATTGTAAAAAAAACAACAAGAAAGGACTAAGTTCTTTTAACAACTTACATTTTCAGCTTAGAAAGTTATATTTTAAAACACTTTAAAGCAATATTTCTTGTAAGTTCTTTGAAATACACAAGTTAAAGCCTGAGAATTTTTAAGCAAGAACTACGTTTTGTAACTAATTtagctaaaaattattttaaggctttgaaaaatatttcgttaaaaattttaaagcctTTTTAAAAGACATTAATTTCGAAGAGCTTTTCGAGTAATTTTTAAAGGCAAAAAAATAAACTGAGATTTTTTGTAAAATGCTTGGATAGAACATTTTGGAAAATTGTTAGTTAAGTTAGAGGAAAAAAAGATCTTTTAATttgacttagttaattttgacAATGACTATGGAAGTCGtaataaagaattttaaattaatggCAAAGGAGAAGCAATTAATTAAgaacctaatgtccaagcatgagtcaagttaaatggaTTTCAAATTAACTAATTTCGTTtagtgaggtatcagagccctaaagtgcaagcatgagttaacttgaaattttaatatccttaaccaactgtctaacctttagttactggcTGAATAtctagagggcaacagtttttacttggttactcAAGTTAAATTAGTAATCcatttagatttgactaaggatggattatttaacttgattaatgtaaagttagtttttaacgcccagactcactatgatgcacagaaataagcattctgaagtccaggttgtaccctatacatctcacaccattctaagtttctttcaaaacacaaaaagttatgcctagtgtgtttgtgagatgctctggctgaaactaggggaacatgatttctagggggaagatcctaggctaagtccaaattttaaaaaactaataagattgggattttgaaaacattatttttcctaaaattttaaaagataattttaagattaatcaATTTTGaagattaacaaaaaaaaaattaaaattagaagtaGGAAATTTGTTAGAAAATCAAGATCTATACTACTCAACACATtcctattgttagttagagccctagagtcaatcatttgatgattgttgtagggactcgttgtatcatattcttgtatataaataaaggcatttgtttttcgttattatacttacttgtattggtgccaaataagtaagtataatagcgtccttgagtagaaggttcttacctatatcaatcggttagttgaatcgatagtgagatgatataggaaacactactcttaatcattcctagtcaagttttagcattcaaggacaatgttaatgcgacgagactagcatgtacgtcaactcgatgacttgatctcacaagtcatggatatggagatatcaagttgacatatgggtatgcattggagaatgtatactgaatgacccgccatgagaaagtatcatggatcattatatgagtgtcatatactttctcatgtggctattagtatgactactagtccttggacctgaagtcaccatggttccctacataagaagttacgtactttggcttcgtcaaacgtcacccgtaactgagtggactataaaggcgattactgggtatgtaacaaattatccggagggatatgagtgatgtagatgggatctatccctcctatatgacgggagtgacatcgatattcttgatagagtgagaccactaagtacatggctgtgtccaaatgagtcaatatgagatgttgagctcatttgattgagtgagtatacttgggattcaagatttagattgattagaggatgacacggtctatgcctcacattgatcaatctagatgtcaaggatagaaggacacttgtcatatattgtgaggagtcacaattagtagtcacaaggtgatgttggatctcaacattcttataacttgggttgtaatgatgtgttgcaagataccactcattacttatgcttctaaatgggtttaggagcattgccaacattataaaaacctatagggtcacacacaaagagcaattagatggagattaggttcatttgatgaacctaaaggattaggttcatgtgatgaaccaaattagattaagaataatccaaattgagctaattgagttggactcaatttggttcatgtgttaagtgagtctaatttggacttagactcattaattaatttaattcaatgaatagagattcattaaattaaaattgacttgaactaatggttagatttgatcaaccatgggagagaagtggtcaagtctgacttgacttaagtaggaagatgaagagtcaagttttgacttgattttgacttgaccaatgccacatcatcaaagcttcttcatttggtcaagtttgacttgaccaaatgccacctcatggaggagatcaagagacttgactcttgatattctaAGGGGGTTAAGAAggataaagtggccggccactttggatGTAAGTTACAagagtgaattgattttcattcaagtgttcttcctcctctcaacctatcttctctccctctcttcctccttgtcgtgaccatcaaaggtgctagcacaccttttgtttggttttctccatctcttgcttctgtggatacacatagaggagtatctactttgatactctcgagatccggcgaaccgtggacgagcgggattaagcgaagggcttcgcatcaagggtaaattcttatcttgtatatctaaagtagatctaggttagGAAACTCATACATGAAAGGTTTTATGAAATTTtctttcttcgcacggatccgtggcatgggaatttcggggtttccgcaatgcaaaaatcGGTTTttacggcccaaaaaacccaacagtggtatcagggCCACCTGCAAAGCGcgtatgagttttaatttgtatttttatgaaaattacagatctgtgaatttctgtaaatttactatttttaaagattttatgggtatttttctcgtagaagcgaagcacaagtgtttagacacttataggcttcgactaccgagaaaatatttccgaaacggtaaggtttcgctccaaatcattttgggacagcggactaaggcgctgtaggatcacttaggaacactcgcgatggttatatcgcgggtaggggtgtttcccctgaccccgcaaggggcttcgttccgcgattgcgcccgaaaatcgctaatcgggacctcctggaatttttactcataaaaattgtaaaaattgtaagaaaaattacaaaaatttatagaaattacataatttagaattatgtattattttgtgatggtcatggcccaaaagacccaattagattggaaatttgtgttgtaattcatattatggcctgcgtgccattttctgtgatgtgcgtgttgtatatgatacgcgacctgcgcgtcgtgcctttcctattttatattactattgtaaatagtttagactcgaatgtaacttgagtttcacctttgtaatgtataaattggagcggtggaagatccactcgagacggggttacgaggagggcgcgagcaacacaaggtggtcaaaggaaggagcttgagaagctgttgaccttaggttgaccatccgatcttttcattggcttgagaagatcgtagtagggtcatgactaatcacaaaatatttaattaattgcttgtgtgtgtatatgtgatgtatgctagaatagtaattaattagcgccttaacgattagattagatctaaatcgcatacATGATGCTccctcaattagattagatctaaatcgcgtatatgatacacctcgtcgattagattagatctcaatcgcgtcaactcgtaatgcctaccatgtcgtgatacctatcactacctcgatcacatgttgttgttgaatctgcaaaagcagagcaacacatattatcttggtagggtacggagggacaatcttggtcccacctatcaacgcatgggtgagtacaactcaattagattgagtatctaattaacttaattagatcgagtttaactataggcattttccaatggttggtagataggtcaaaatcacgtttatattaactcttgggcgtattagccaaagctaattcgagttttaatataaatacagatcttgatcctataaacaagagttgcatagagatgtaattggtaattagttacctaccgatcatactaagtcttgggtgatttagccaaagctaactcaaggcatagtatgatgtggatcttgtcccgtaagaattatagaattcagtgggagcatcatttaatttaaggcctaattaaatgattaatagaatatgatatttatttatttttctgtatttttctgttgtagataaccatgacgtcaaatacgaactctttcttattgagaaggacaagctcaacagagcaaatttcctggactggtacaggaatctgagaatcgttctcacacaagaatgtaaactgtatgttctggagcagcccattccggaggcacctcctgccactgccatgcgagctggccgtgatgcttacaagaagcatcaagatgacgcattagatgtgtcatgtcttatgctcgcgaccatgaactctgagcttcagaagcaacatgagttgatggacgcttatgatatagttgaacatcttcgtcaactatatcaaggacaagcgaggcacgagagattcgagatctctaaggcattgtttcagtgcaagatgcaagatgggactcccgtaggcccatatgtacccaaaatgattgggtacatagaaaacctacagaggttgggattcccacttgcccaagagctggccactaatctgatcttgcaatcattgccagatagctatagtcaattcgttctaaattataacatgaatgaaattgacaagccactgcctgagctgcttagcatgttaagaactactgagctcaaccttaagaaggttaagcccaactccattttgatagtgcaaaagggcaaaggcaagggcaagcctaaaggtaagggaaagtctgtaacgcccacccttcttacccaaccaaaggtggcgctacgttcttatactacttacgtacatgctttagttataacagcggaagaataaaaactttaaagaatttaatttattaagcataatatcacatattctgatttgttcaaatgtgcatatgttgattctataactaatcatattaatttgtccgaatcgttctttgccgagccaccaccacacacatcactatctgctcctcctgctgctccgtcgttccgaatatccgtcccccatatctgcggtacaaggaaagtaagctatgagcactcatggctcagtaagttcctttcctactcactgaaaccgaaaatcatcgtatatcaatatcatgcgtaatatcataagcatacaacatgcaagggtatcatattcatatcatattatcacatgacattatatctaatcatcagataattcaagtacatatgtaggcaatgcatcatgaatttgaaaacttatactaataagtacttgaaattaatatcatcattaaggggatcccggtttgtaccacatacataatacgcgcgcttcataggtaggtccaaggtagcaagtcttgaaccctatcatgcatacatactaggcccgagtctt contains:
- the LOC122029097 gene encoding 36.4 kDa proline-rich protein-like translates to MKRATCVPASRCGTGRPHKRALESLATESLERSAGIEPVVFTVPPTIPPVAYPAPPPVVPAAVYPTPPPIVPTAYPTPPPPVPTTAYPAPVPVVPVAPYLVPPPIVTPVAPTYIDPAVPLAVPTPTYAAAPGVPSPAYLAVPLVVPTPVVPPILTASSTHPIDIIVARAQIPALAESVKS